A single genomic interval of Helianthus annuus cultivar XRQ/B chromosome 6, HanXRQr2.0-SUNRISE, whole genome shotgun sequence harbors:
- the LOC110944306 gene encoding uncharacterized mitochondrial protein AtMg00810-like: protein MEQPPGFEDPNHPTHVCKLNRAIYGLKQAPRAWFQRLSSFLLTVGFICSRADPSLFIFNREGTLIYLLVYVDDIIITGNNEKFISTFTSRLNKEFKIKDLGLLSFFLGLEVTHTQTGLFLNQSKYAHDILSRAGLLDSKPVATPLTPKDIFNTTGQPFHDPTLYRSLVGAIQYLTITRPDLSFAVNQASQYLQNPTITHFQLVKRILRYVKGTLSHGLTFDRPPNTVLLGFSDADWARCIDTRRSTYGYCIYLGGNLVSWSAKKQPTVSRSSCESEYRAMANTASEIIWVTHLLRELHALPPGPPTLFCDNKSALFLSQNPISHKRAKHIDLDYHFVRELVAAGRLHTRFISTDQQVADIFTKSLSKPLFEKFRAMLRLDPPPRIDGGY, encoded by the coding sequence ATGGAACAACCACCGGGTTTTGAGGACCCGAACCACCCCACTCATGTGTGTAAACTCAATCGCGCCATTTATGGCTTAAAACAAGCTCCACGAGCTTGGTTTCAACGATTAAGTTCCTTTCTTCTAACCGTTGGTTTCATATGTAGTCGAGCTGACCCCTCTTTGTTTATCTTTAATCGTGAAGGCACCTTAATTTATCTTCTAGTTTACGTGGATGATATAATCATTACAGGCAACAATGAAAAATTCATCTCCACATTTACTTCACGTCTTAACAAAGAATTCAAAATCAAGGATCTTGGTCTTCTAAGTTTCTTCCTTGGATTGGAAGTAACTCACACTCAAACTGGTCTATTCTTAAACCAATCcaaatatgctcatgacatactATCACGGGCCGGTCTCCTTGATTCTAAACCTGTCGCCACACCCCTCACTCCCAAAGATATATTCAACACCACCGGACAACCCTTTCATGATCCCACTCTTTATCGCTCTCTTGTCGGTGCTATCCAATACCTCACCATTACCCGTCCTGATCTCTCCTTTGCCGTAAACCAAGCCAGTCAATATCTACAAAACCCCACCATCACTCACTTTCAACTTGTCAAAAGAATCCTTCGTTATGTCAAGGGAACTTTATCACATGGTCTAACGTTTGATAGACCACCTAACACTGTTTTATTAGGTTTTTCTGATGCAGATTGGGCACGTTGTATTGACACACGAAGATCCACCTATGGCTATTGCATTTACCTAGGTGGCAACTTGGTCTCTTGGAGTGCAAAGAAACAACCGACGGTCTCACGTTCAAGTTGCGAGTCAGAATATCGGGCAATGGCTAACACGGCTTCTGAAATCATTTGGGTCACTCATCTTCTACGAGAACTTCATGCCTTACCACCAGGACCTCCAACGTTATTCTGCGACAATAAGAGTGCTCTATTTTTAAGTCAAAATCCAATTTCTCACAAAAGAGCCAAACACATAGATCTTGACTACCACTTCGTTCGGGAATTAGTTGCTGCAGGTCGCCTTCACACTCGTTTCATCTCAACGGATCAACAAGTCGCAGACATCTTCACGAAGAGTCTTTCAAAGCCGCTTTTTGAGAAGTTTCGAGCAATGCTTCGTCTAGATCCTCCGCCTCGCATTGACGGGGGGTATTAG